One Streptomyces sp. NBC_00102 DNA segment encodes these proteins:
- a CDS encoding DEDDh family exonuclease, whose product MTMLDDRQTAVPWPAAYPQGYAVVDVETTGLARDDRIVSAAVYRLDARGEIEDHWYTLVNPERDPGPVWIHGLTSEVLEGAPLFTEIAGQLSEYLAGRVLVAHNAAFDWSMIAREYARASVVAPVEQRLCTIALAKELRLPLPNHKLSSLASHFGVVQEQAHHALDDARVLAEAFRPSLRAAARDGVRLPLLECRPLTEWSDSPVRPRVGHQPSYGQNSWRPSRKRPACPYPNPGRYSADRPLKQGMRVAFSGDTSVDRELLEDRAVEAGLHVATSVSRLTSLLVTNDPDSVTSKTAKAKSFGTPVVDEAAFTHLLRDVAPATPPA is encoded by the coding sequence GTGACCATGCTCGACGATCGCCAGACCGCAGTGCCGTGGCCGGCCGCGTATCCCCAGGGGTACGCGGTCGTCGACGTGGAGACCACCGGACTCGCCCGCGACGACCGGATAGTGTCGGCCGCCGTCTACCGCCTGGACGCCCGGGGCGAGATCGAGGACCACTGGTACACGCTGGTGAACCCGGAGCGCGACCCGGGGCCGGTGTGGATCCACGGCCTGACCTCCGAGGTGCTCGAAGGCGCCCCGCTCTTCACGGAGATCGCCGGGCAGCTCTCGGAGTACCTGGCCGGCCGGGTGCTGGTCGCCCACAACGCCGCGTTCGACTGGTCGATGATCGCCCGTGAGTACGCGCGCGCCTCGGTGGTCGCCCCGGTCGAGCAGCGGCTCTGCACCATCGCGCTCGCCAAGGAGCTGCGGCTGCCGCTGCCCAACCACAAGCTGTCCTCGCTGGCCTCGCACTTCGGAGTGGTCCAGGAGCAGGCCCACCACGCCCTGGACGACGCCCGGGTGCTGGCGGAGGCGTTCCGGCCGAGCCTGCGGGCGGCGGCGCGGGACGGGGTGCGGCTGCCGCTGCTGGAGTGCCGGCCGCTGACCGAGTGGTCCGACTCGCCGGTGCGGCCGAGGGTCGGCCATCAGCCGTCGTACGGGCAGAACAGCTGGCGCCCCTCGCGCAAGCGCCCGGCCTGCCCGTACCCGAACCCGGGGCGGTACAGCGCGGACCGGCCGCTGAAGCAGGGCATGCGGGTGGCGTTCTCCGGGGACACCTCGGTCGACCGCGAACTGCTGGAGGACCGCGCGGTGGAGGCCGGGCTGCACGTGGCGACGAGTGTGTCGCGTCTCACCAGCCTGCTGGTGACCAACGACCCGGACTCCGTGACCTCGAAGACGGCCAAGGCCAAGTCGTTCGGTACGCCGGTGGTGGACGAGGCGGCCTTCACCCATCTGCTGCGGGACGTGGCACCGGCCACACCACCGGCATAG
- a CDS encoding SURF1 family protein produces the protein MYRFLLTRQWVLVTLLVLVLIPTMVELGFWQLHRHQHKVAQNALIARNLSAVPEPVQRLTSPNHTVPSKDYWRTVTARGVFDTAHEVVVRRRTSDDGRIGVHVLTPLDLDGGGTVMVNRGWVESADDQAAFPDVPAAPKGDVTVTGRLMADETTAASGIKDLKGLPDRQVMLISSAQQSALLSRPVLGGYIEMTAPAAAKNSPEQIATPDHDSIGPHMAYAVQWWLFAAGVPVGWTVLVRREKRDRAEAAALAAAGAGEGAGEPEPARV, from the coding sequence GTGTACCGCTTCCTGTTGACCCGGCAGTGGGTGCTGGTCACCCTCCTCGTCCTCGTCCTGATCCCGACCATGGTCGAGCTGGGCTTCTGGCAGCTGCACCGCCATCAGCACAAGGTCGCGCAGAACGCCCTGATCGCGCGGAACCTCTCTGCCGTTCCCGAGCCCGTCCAGCGGCTCACCTCACCGAACCACACCGTGCCGAGCAAGGACTACTGGCGCACGGTCACCGCCCGCGGCGTCTTCGACACCGCCCACGAGGTCGTGGTGCGCCGCCGCACCTCCGACGACGGGCGGATCGGGGTGCACGTCCTGACCCCGCTGGACCTCGACGGCGGCGGCACCGTGATGGTGAACCGCGGCTGGGTCGAGTCCGCCGACGACCAGGCGGCCTTCCCCGACGTACCGGCCGCCCCGAAGGGCGACGTCACCGTCACGGGGCGCCTGATGGCGGACGAGACGACGGCCGCCAGCGGCATCAAGGACCTCAAGGGGCTGCCGGACCGCCAGGTCATGCTGATCAGCAGCGCCCAGCAGTCGGCGCTGCTCTCCCGCCCGGTCCTCGGCGGCTACATCGAGATGACCGCGCCCGCGGCCGCGAAGAACTCGCCCGAGCAGATCGCCACCCCCGACCACGATTCGATCGGCCCCCACATGGCGTACGCCGTGCAGTGGTGGCTCTTCGCGGCCGGTGTGCCGGTCGGCTGGACGGTGCTGGTACGCCGTGAGAAGCGCGACCGTGCCGAGGCCGCGGCACTGGCCGCCGCCGGGGCCGGGGAAGGGGCCGGGGAGCCGGAGCCCGCCCGCGTGTAG
- a CDS encoding glycoside hydrolase family 15 protein, translating to MTQRIEDYALIGDLQTAALVGRNGSVDWLCLPRFDSGACFAALLGDEDNGHWRIAPEGTASSDTCTRRGYVDDSLVLETYWETPTGTVKVTDFMPQRDKSPDLMRIVEGISGSVEMSSVLRLRFDFGSIMPWMRRSHGHRVAVAGPDSVWLRSDPPVKTWGEHFSTCSSFTVAEGEQVAFVLTWHPSHSPRPKLIDPYKALKHTLKDWAKWAQTCTYQGKYRDAVLRSLITLKALTYRPTGGIVAAPTTSLPEEIGGVRNWDYRYCWLRDSTLTLGALLAAGYLDEAAAWRDWLLRAVAGDPADLQIMYGLAGERRLPETELPWLSGYENSRPVRTGNAAVRQLQLDVYGEVIDSLRLARDAGLSDKPHAWNLQLSLLGFLESTWREPDEGLWEIRGERQHFVHSKVMAWVAADRAVTSLEADPSLPGDPDRWRAMRDAVHAEVCEKGYDPVRNTFTQSYGSKALDAATLLMVRTGFLPPDDPRIVGTVDAIRAELGSDGLVRRYSTEGASVDGLPGEEGAFIVCTFWLADALLRTGRPAEAEEIFERLLELRNDVGLLAEEYDTVACRQLGNYPQAFSHIGLVNTAMALAGGEAAG from the coding sequence GTGACTCAACGTATCGAGGACTACGCGCTCATCGGCGATCTCCAGACGGCCGCACTCGTCGGCAGAAACGGTTCTGTCGACTGGCTCTGCCTTCCCCGCTTCGACTCGGGCGCCTGCTTCGCGGCGCTGCTGGGCGACGAGGACAACGGGCACTGGCGGATCGCGCCCGAGGGCACCGCGTCGTCCGACACCTGCACCCGCCGCGGCTACGTCGACGACTCCCTCGTCCTGGAGACGTACTGGGAGACCCCCACCGGCACGGTCAAGGTCACCGACTTCATGCCGCAGCGCGACAAGTCGCCCGACCTGATGCGGATCGTGGAGGGGATCAGCGGGAGCGTCGAGATGAGCTCGGTGCTGCGGCTGCGCTTCGACTTCGGCTCGATCATGCCGTGGATGCGCCGCTCGCACGGCCACCGGGTGGCGGTCGCCGGTCCCGACTCCGTCTGGCTGCGCAGCGATCCGCCGGTCAAGACGTGGGGGGAGCACTTCAGCACCTGCTCCTCGTTCACGGTCGCCGAGGGCGAGCAGGTGGCGTTCGTCCTGACGTGGCACCCCTCGCACTCGCCGCGCCCGAAGCTGATCGACCCGTACAAGGCGCTGAAGCACACCCTGAAGGACTGGGCGAAGTGGGCTCAGACCTGCACGTACCAGGGGAAGTACCGGGACGCGGTGCTCCGGTCGCTGATCACGCTGAAGGCGCTGACGTACCGGCCGACCGGCGGCATCGTGGCGGCCCCGACGACCTCGCTGCCCGAGGAGATCGGCGGCGTACGGAACTGGGACTACCGCTACTGCTGGCTGCGGGACTCCACGCTGACCCTCGGCGCCCTGCTGGCGGCCGGTTATCTGGACGAGGCGGCGGCCTGGCGGGACTGGCTGCTGCGCGCCGTCGCGGGCGATCCGGCCGACCTCCAGATCATGTACGGGCTGGCCGGTGAGCGCCGGCTGCCCGAGACGGAGTTGCCCTGGCTGTCGGGGTACGAGAACTCCCGGCCGGTCCGCACCGGCAACGCGGCGGTCCGTCAGCTCCAGCTGGACGTGTACGGCGAGGTCATCGACTCCCTCCGCCTCGCCCGGGACGCCGGTCTGAGCGACAAGCCGCACGCCTGGAACCTCCAGCTCAGCCTGCTGGGCTTCCTGGAGTCGACCTGGCGCGAACCGGACGAGGGGCTGTGGGAGATCCGGGGCGAGCGGCAGCACTTCGTCCACTCGAAGGTGATGGCCTGGGTCGCGGCCGACCGGGCGGTGACCTCCCTGGAGGCCGACCCCTCCCTCCCGGGCGACCCGGACCGCTGGCGCGCGATGCGCGACGCGGTGCACGCGGAGGTGTGCGAGAAGGGGTACGACCCCGTACGGAACACCTTCACCCAGTCGTACGGCTCGAAGGCGCTGGACGCGGCGACGCTGCTCATGGTGCGCACGGGCTTCCTGCCGCCGGACGACCCGCGGATCGTCGGCACGGTCGACGCGATCCGCGCCGAGCTGGGCAGCGACGGCCTGGTCCGCCGCTACAGCACCGAGGGCGCGTCGGTGGACGGGCTGCCGGGCGAGGAAGGAGCCTTCATCGTCTGCACGTTCTGGCTCGCCGACGCGCTGCTGCGGACCGGACGCCCCGCCGAGGCGGAGGAGATCTTCGAGCGGCTGCTGGAGCTGCGCAACGACGTGGGCCTGCTGGCCGAGGAGTACGACACGGTGGCCTGCCGCCAGCTCGGGAACTACCCGCAGGCGTTCAGCCACATCGGGCTGGTGAACACGGCGATGGCCCTCGCCGGGGGCGAGGCGGCAGGATAG
- a CDS encoding SDR family oxidoreductase, with the protein MDLGLKDRVYVVTGASRGLGNAAAAALAADGAKVLITGRDEKSVTAAAAELGPDALGVAADNGDPTAARTLLNKAKERFGRLDGVLISVGGPPPGSAADNTDEQWQSAFESVFLGAVRLARAAAAELGEGGVIGFVLSGSVHEPISGLTVSNGLRPGLAGFAKSLANDLGPRGIRVIGLLPSRIDTDRVRELDALSGDADAARTASEARIPLRRYGTPEEFGKTAAFLLSPAASYLTGIMLPVDGGTRHGF; encoded by the coding sequence ATGGATCTTGGACTGAAGGACCGCGTCTACGTCGTCACCGGGGCCAGCCGAGGGCTGGGCAACGCCGCGGCGGCCGCGCTGGCGGCGGACGGCGCGAAGGTGCTCATCACCGGACGGGACGAGAAGAGCGTCACCGCCGCGGCCGCCGAGCTGGGCCCCGACGCCCTCGGCGTCGCGGCCGACAACGGCGACCCGACCGCTGCCCGGACTCTGCTGAACAAGGCTAAGGAACGGTTCGGCCGACTGGACGGCGTACTGATCAGCGTCGGCGGGCCGCCGCCCGGTTCCGCCGCCGACAACACCGACGAGCAGTGGCAGTCGGCCTTCGAATCGGTCTTCCTCGGCGCGGTGCGCCTGGCCCGGGCGGCGGCGGCCGAACTCGGCGAAGGCGGGGTCATCGGCTTCGTGCTCTCCGGGTCGGTCCACGAACCGATCTCCGGCCTGACCGTCTCGAACGGGCTCCGCCCCGGGCTGGCCGGTTTCGCCAAGTCCCTGGCGAACGACCTCGGGCCGCGCGGCATCCGGGTGATCGGCCTGCTGCCGTCCCGCATCGACACCGACCGGGTGCGCGAGCTCGACGCGCTCTCCGGCGACGCGGACGCGGCCCGCACCGCGAGCGAGGCCCGCATCCCGCTGCGCCGGTACGGCACACCTGAGGAGTTCGGGAAGACCGCGGCCTTCCTGCTCTCCCCCGCCGCCTCGTATCTGACGGGCATCATGCTGCCGGTGGACGGCGGCACCCGGCACGGGTTCTGA
- the amaP gene encoding alkaline shock response membrane anchor protein AmaP, which yields MSAMLRTVNRVLLALAGLILVAVGGTVLATGLGVSMPSWFPWNGKSDVLLADADRERWRDEGWWWPTVIAILAVLVVLALWWLLAQLRRARLSEVLVDSGDGEGALLRGRALEGVLAAEAGSLDGVAGAQVALTGRRTAPHARVRMRLEPHAVPAEALRGLSDEALAHARASAGLEKLPAEVLLKAVKHRAERVT from the coding sequence ATGAGCGCCATGCTCCGCACGGTCAACCGGGTGCTGCTCGCCCTCGCCGGACTGATCCTCGTCGCGGTCGGCGGCACCGTGCTCGCCACCGGCCTCGGCGTTTCGATGCCGTCCTGGTTCCCGTGGAACGGCAAGTCCGACGTGCTGCTCGCCGACGCGGACCGGGAGCGCTGGCGCGACGAGGGCTGGTGGTGGCCGACCGTCATCGCGATCCTCGCCGTCCTCGTCGTGCTCGCCCTGTGGTGGCTGCTCGCGCAGCTGCGGCGGGCCCGGCTCTCCGAGGTGCTGGTCGACAGCGGCGACGGCGAGGGAGCGCTGCTGCGGGGCCGGGCCCTGGAGGGCGTGCTCGCGGCCGAGGCGGGCAGCCTCGACGGGGTCGCCGGCGCCCAGGTCGCGCTGACCGGCCGCCGGACCGCCCCGCACGCCCGCGTCCGTATGCGGCTGGAACCCCACGCCGTCCCGGCGGAGGCGCTCCGCGGCCTCTCCGACGAGGCGCTGGCCCACGCCCGCGCCTCGGCCGGACTGGAGAAGCTGCCGGCCGAGGTGCTGCTGAAGGCCGTCAAGCACCGCGCGGAGCGCGTCACCTGA
- a CDS encoding DUF6286 domain-containing protein produces the protein MSEPSYQDGGDEHRTQRLPVVGPPEPPGPGLNASSSSYRPVPAADEPAGGRAGRFWSSRRVPAALLALVVLGASGLFLYDVAAVRADHPAMEWRHTLADGLAERTLDDVWVLTGAGIAAALGLWLLLLALTPGLRSLLTMSRRHRGVHAALDRTAAALVLRDRAVEVSGVQSVRVKSGRRKATVRAVSHFRGLDEVHADLDTALTTAVGELGLAKPPKLNIHVRRAPRKG, from the coding sequence GTGAGCGAGCCCTCGTACCAGGACGGCGGCGACGAGCACCGCACCCAGCGGCTCCCCGTCGTCGGCCCCCCGGAGCCGCCCGGCCCCGGCCTGAACGCCTCCTCGTCCTCGTACCGGCCCGTCCCCGCCGCGGACGAACCGGCCGGCGGACGGGCCGGACGGTTCTGGTCCTCCCGCCGCGTCCCGGCCGCCCTCCTCGCACTCGTCGTGCTCGGCGCCTCGGGGCTCTTCCTCTACGACGTGGCGGCGGTACGCGCCGACCACCCGGCGATGGAGTGGCGGCACACCCTCGCGGACGGCCTCGCCGAACGCACCCTCGACGACGTCTGGGTGCTCACCGGAGCCGGGATCGCCGCCGCGCTCGGACTGTGGCTGCTCCTGCTGGCCCTCACCCCGGGGCTGCGCTCCCTGCTGACGATGAGCCGGAGACACCGCGGGGTGCACGCCGCCCTCGACCGGACCGCCGCCGCCCTGGTGTTGCGCGACCGGGCCGTGGAGGTCTCCGGGGTGCAGTCCGTACGCGTCAAGTCGGGACGCCGCAAGGCAACCGTCCGGGCCGTGTCGCACTTCCGCGGACTCGACGAGGTGCACGCCGACCTGGACACCGCGCTCACCACCGCCGTCGGCGAACTCGGTCTGGCCAAGCCTCCGAAGCTGAACATCCACGTCCGCCGGGCCCCCAGGAAGGGATGA
- a CDS encoding Asp23/Gls24 family envelope stress response protein, producing MNPVTGPVPAAERGETRIADRVVAKIAAQAAREAIDKVPEDGSPPNASVTVHRDSARVHVSLELGYPGDIGRSCGAVRRQVAERVKTLAGMEVPEVAVRIERLHSADTGSSARGRIR from the coding sequence GTGAACCCGGTGACCGGCCCGGTTCCCGCGGCGGAGCGCGGCGAGACCCGGATCGCCGACCGGGTCGTCGCGAAGATCGCGGCGCAGGCCGCCCGGGAGGCGATCGACAAAGTCCCCGAGGACGGCTCACCGCCGAATGCCTCGGTCACCGTTCACCGTGACTCCGCCCGGGTACACGTCAGCCTGGAGCTCGGTTACCCCGGCGACATCGGCCGTAGTTGCGGTGCCGTACGCCGCCAGGTGGCCGAGCGGGTGAAGACGCTGGCGGGAATGGAGGTACCCGAGGTGGCCGTACGGATCGAACGCCTGCACTCGGCGGACACCGGCTCCTCGGCGCGCGGGAGGATCCGGTGA
- a CDS encoding Asp23/Gls24 family envelope stress response protein, translating to MSETTTQRPGPDASGEGRSLTKRGGGDAGARGRTTIADGVVEKIAGLAARDVDGVHAMGGGLSRSFGAMRDRVPGGGGKSPARGVKAEVGESQAALDLEIVVDYGVAIHEVARDVRENVVAAVERMTGLEVVEVNIAVSDVKLPDEEDDEDDGSSSRVQ from the coding sequence ATGAGTGAGACCACCACGCAGCGCCCCGGCCCGGACGCCTCCGGCGAAGGCAGGAGCCTGACGAAGCGCGGCGGCGGCGACGCCGGCGCCCGAGGGCGCACCACGATCGCGGACGGGGTCGTGGAGAAGATCGCCGGACTGGCGGCCCGCGACGTCGACGGTGTGCACGCCATGGGCGGCGGGCTGTCCCGCAGCTTCGGCGCCATGCGCGACCGGGTGCCCGGCGGCGGAGGCAAGTCGCCGGCGCGCGGAGTGAAGGCCGAGGTCGGCGAGTCCCAGGCCGCGCTCGACCTGGAGATCGTCGTCGATTACGGCGTGGCCATCCACGAGGTGGCCCGTGACGTGCGCGAGAACGTCGTCGCCGCCGTGGAGCGGATGACCGGGCTCGAAGTGGTCGAGGTCAACATCGCGGTCAGCGACGTCAAGCTGCCCGACGAGGAGGACGACGAGGACGACGGTTCGTCCTCGCGGGTCCAGTAG
- a CDS encoding enoyl-CoA hydratase/isomerase family protein, which yields MTSLDPLLDKDGVRLTVEDAVATVTLTNPAKRNAQSPALWRALTEAGRAVPGTVRVVVLRGEGKSFSAGLDRQAFAPEGFDGEPSFLDMARGPESGLDAIIAEYQEAFTWWRRNDIVSIAAVQGHAIGAGFQLALACDLRIAADDVQFAMRETSLGLVPDLTGTHPLVHLVGYARALEICATGRFVAAPEAERTGLANLVVPADQLDAATQDLAAALLAAPRDAVTETKALLRGAISHTYEEQRAAERAAQGRRLRDLAGLTD from the coding sequence ATGACCTCGCTCGACCCGCTGCTCGACAAGGACGGCGTACGACTCACCGTCGAAGACGCGGTCGCCACGGTGACCCTGACCAACCCGGCCAAGCGCAACGCTCAGTCTCCCGCTCTGTGGCGGGCGTTGACGGAGGCCGGGCGGGCAGTCCCCGGTACCGTGCGGGTCGTGGTGCTCCGCGGCGAAGGCAAGTCCTTCTCCGCGGGCCTCGACCGCCAGGCGTTCGCTCCCGAGGGCTTCGACGGTGAGCCGTCCTTCCTCGACATGGCGCGCGGGCCCGAGTCCGGGCTCGACGCCATCATCGCCGAGTACCAGGAAGCTTTCACCTGGTGGCGGCGGAACGACATCGTGTCGATCGCGGCCGTCCAGGGCCATGCCATCGGGGCGGGCTTCCAGCTCGCCCTCGCCTGCGACCTGCGGATCGCCGCCGACGACGTGCAGTTCGCCATGCGGGAGACCAGCCTCGGGCTCGTCCCCGACCTCACGGGAACCCACCCCCTGGTGCACCTCGTGGGGTACGCCCGCGCTCTGGAGATCTGCGCCACCGGCCGCTTCGTGGCGGCCCCGGAGGCCGAGCGCACGGGCCTCGCCAATCTCGTCGTCCCCGCCGACCAGCTCGACGCCGCGACCCAGGACCTGGCCGCCGCCCTGCTGGCCGCGCCGCGCGACGCCGTGACCGAGACCAAGGCGCTGCTGCGCGGCGCGATCTCGCACACGTACGAGGAGCAGCGCGCCGCCGAGCGCGCCGCCCAGGGCCGCCGACTGCGCGACCTGGCCGGCCTCACCGACTGA
- a CDS encoding helix-turn-helix domain-containing protein: protein MAETLKKGSRVTGVARDKLAADLKKKYDSGASIRALAEETGRSYGFVHRMLSESGVTLRGRGGATRGKKAASA from the coding sequence GTGGCCGAGACTCTGAAGAAGGGCAGCCGGGTTACCGGCGTCGCGCGCGACAAGCTCGCGGCAGACCTGAAGAAGAAGTACGACTCCGGTGCGAGCATCCGGGCGTTGGCCGAGGAAACCGGCCGCTCCTACGGATTCGTCCACCGGATGCTCAGTGAGTCCGGCGTAACCCTGCGGGGACGCGGCGGAGCCACACGGGGCAAGAAGGCCGCATCGGCCTGA
- a CDS encoding ABC-F family ATP-binding cassette domain-containing protein, whose product MITASGIELRAGARILIENASFRIAKGDRIGLVGRNGAGKTTLTKCLAGEGTPAGGTITSSGEIGYLPQDPRTGDLDVLARDRILSARGLDEILRRMRENEDRMANGKGATREKAMKKYERLETEFLTKGGYAAEAEASTIAAALSLPDRVLGQPLHTLSGGQRRRVELARILFSDADTLLLDEPTNHLDADSIVWLRDYLKSYRGGFIVISHDVDLVETVVNKVFYLDANRSQIDVYNMGWKLYQQQREADEKRRKRERQNAEKKAAALNSQADKMRAKATKTVAAQNMAKRADRLLAGLEAVRVSDKVAKLRFPEPSPCGKTPLMAEGLSKSYGSLEIFTDVDLAIDKGSRVVILGLNGAGKTTLLRLLGGAEKPDTGEIIKGHGLKLGYYAQEHETLDPERTVLENMRSAAPDLDLVEVRKTLGSFLFSGDDVDKPAGVLSGGEKTRLALATLVVSSANVLLLDEPTNNLDPASREEILGALRTYKGAVVLVTHDEGAVEALQPERIILLPDGVEDLWGADYRDLVALA is encoded by the coding sequence GTGATCACCGCTTCCGGCATCGAGCTGCGCGCCGGCGCCCGCATCCTCATCGAAAACGCGTCCTTCCGCATCGCCAAGGGCGACCGCATCGGCCTCGTCGGCCGCAACGGCGCCGGCAAGACCACCCTCACCAAGTGCCTCGCCGGCGAGGGCACCCCCGCCGGTGGCACGATCACCTCCTCCGGCGAGATCGGCTACCTCCCGCAGGACCCCCGCACCGGCGACCTCGACGTCCTCGCCCGGGACCGCATCCTCTCCGCCCGAGGCCTGGACGAGATCCTGCGCCGGATGCGCGAGAACGAGGACCGGATGGCGAACGGCAAGGGCGCCACCCGCGAGAAGGCGATGAAGAAGTACGAGCGCCTGGAGACGGAGTTCCTCACCAAGGGCGGATACGCCGCCGAGGCCGAGGCCTCCACCATCGCTGCCGCCCTCAGCCTCCCCGACCGGGTGCTGGGCCAGCCGTTGCACACCCTCTCCGGCGGTCAGCGCCGCCGTGTCGAGCTCGCCCGCATCCTCTTCTCGGACGCCGACACCCTGCTCCTCGACGAGCCCACCAACCACCTCGACGCCGACTCCATCGTCTGGCTGCGCGACTACCTCAAGTCGTACCGGGGCGGCTTCATCGTGATCTCCCACGACGTCGACCTGGTCGAGACGGTCGTCAACAAGGTCTTCTACCTCGACGCCAACCGGTCCCAGATCGACGTCTACAACATGGGCTGGAAGCTCTACCAGCAGCAGCGCGAGGCCGACGAGAAGCGCCGCAAGCGCGAGCGCCAGAACGCTGAGAAGAAGGCCGCCGCGCTCAACTCGCAGGCCGACAAGATGCGCGCCAAGGCCACCAAGACCGTCGCGGCCCAGAACATGGCCAAGCGCGCCGACCGGCTGCTCGCCGGGCTGGAAGCCGTCCGCGTCTCCGACAAGGTCGCCAAGCTGCGCTTCCCCGAGCCCTCGCCCTGCGGCAAGACCCCGCTGATGGCGGAGGGCCTCTCCAAGTCGTACGGCTCGCTGGAGATCTTCACCGACGTCGACCTCGCGATCGACAAGGGCTCCCGCGTCGTCATCCTCGGCCTCAACGGCGCGGGCAAGACCACCCTGCTGCGGCTCCTCGGCGGCGCCGAGAAGCCCGACACCGGCGAGATCATCAAGGGGCACGGCCTCAAGCTCGGTTACTACGCCCAGGAGCACGAGACCCTCGACCCGGAGCGCACGGTCCTGGAGAACATGCGCTCCGCGGCCCCGGACCTCGACCTCGTGGAGGTCCGCAAGACCCTCGGCTCGTTCCTCTTCTCCGGCGACGACGTGGACAAGCCCGCGGGCGTCCTGTCCGGTGGCGAGAAGACCCGGCTGGCCCTGGCCACGCTGGTCGTCTCCTCGGCCAACGTCCTGCTGCTCGACGAGCCCACCAACAACCTCGACCCGGCCAGCCGCGAGGAGATCCTCGGCGCGCTGCGGACGTACAAGGGCGCGGTCGTCCTCGTCACGCACGACGAGGGCGCGGTGGAGGCGCTCCAGCCCGAGCGCATCATCCTGCTCCCCGACGGGGTCGAGGACCTCTGGGGTGCCGACTACCGCGACCTGGTCGCCCTGGCCTGA
- a CDS encoding alpha/beta hydrolase: MRPATATAAAVSTILGAGAAAVAVGRYAGGTALTVPAGRPLPADRGLTVHATAPGQVTLTRSFASLRPGLWGLAGPGVHAVVGPVTDEPAFSADTVVRRLERVTQGSLEPGTRVRATPEVHRGDPGTALGLVHHEVEIPGELGALPAWYVPADRATWVIALHGIGTTREHTLNVTGFLNGLRLPVLALAYRGDTGAPRSPDGLGHLGASEWRDLDAAIRYALRYGAEKVVLLGWSTGATMALHACVESALRDRVAGLVLDSPVMDWETTLRALAAARGVPSGLMPLAVRAAQGRTGLRGAPLLQSRLPTVLRVPTLIFHGPGDTLAPWGPSRELAALRPDLVALHTVPDAPHASMWNLGPAAYEETLRRFLTPLM, encoded by the coding sequence GTGCGCCCGGCAACAGCGACGGCAGCGGCCGTCTCCACGATCCTCGGCGCCGGCGCGGCAGCGGTCGCCGTCGGCAGATACGCCGGCGGTACCGCTCTCACGGTCCCCGCCGGCCGCCCCCTCCCGGCCGATCGCGGCCTGACCGTGCACGCCACGGCACCCGGGCAGGTGACCCTGACCCGCTCCTTCGCCTCGCTGCGCCCCGGACTCTGGGGCCTGGCCGGACCGGGCGTCCACGCGGTGGTGGGCCCGGTGACCGACGAGCCCGCGTTCTCCGCCGACACCGTCGTCCGCCGCCTCGAACGCGTCACCCAGGGCTCCCTGGAGCCGGGCACCCGCGTCCGGGCCACCCCCGAGGTGCACCGCGGCGACCCCGGCACCGCCCTCGGGCTCGTCCACCACGAGGTGGAGATCCCCGGCGAACTCGGCGCACTGCCCGCCTGGTACGTCCCCGCCGACCGCGCCACCTGGGTCATCGCCCTGCACGGCATCGGCACCACGCGCGAACACACCCTCAACGTCACGGGCTTCCTCAACGGCCTCCGCCTCCCCGTGCTCGCCCTCGCCTACCGGGGAGACACCGGAGCCCCGCGCTCCCCGGACGGACTCGGCCACCTCGGCGCCTCCGAATGGCGCGATCTCGACGCCGCCATCCGTTACGCCCTCCGCTACGGCGCCGAGAAGGTCGTCCTGCTCGGCTGGTCCACCGGCGCCACCATGGCCCTGCACGCCTGCGTCGAATCCGCGCTCCGCGACCGCGTCGCCGGCCTCGTGCTGGACTCGCCGGTGATGGACTGGGAAACCACACTGCGGGCGCTGGCCGCGGCCAGGGGCGTCCCGTCCGGGCTGATGCCGCTCGCCGTCCGCGCGGCCCAGGGGAGGACCGGCCTTCGGGGCGCTCCGCTCCTCCAGAGCAGGCTGCCCACCGTGCTACGCGTCCCGACTTTGATCTTCCACGGCCCCGGCGACACCCTGGCCCCCTGGGGACCCTCCCGGGAACTCGCCGCCCTCCGTCCCGACCTGGTCGCCCTGCACACCGTGCCCGACGCACCCCACGCGTCGATGTGGAACCTGGGACCCGCCGCCTACGAGGAGACCCTCCGCCGCTTTCTCACGCCCCTGATGTGA